Proteins encoded together in one Onychomys torridus chromosome 1, mOncTor1.1, whole genome shotgun sequence window:
- the C1H9orf57 gene encoding uncharacterized protein C9orf57 homolog has protein sequence MLTWPDSFLRKENALHTDGDVKGSFSAFLLGIVYCFNCLESRGSGCWFQLQLTSFTRNFHCDQTFSRSLDKASCHEKDVGGVICRSCNLSIPFHGCLINLGTCRTKPGQFCIKENFAKGGIQWFSVKGCTEDKSECFKRVVKHYEVRSSHCCHRPLCNF, from the exons ATGCTCACTTGGCCTGATAGTTTCCTGAGGAAGGAGAATGCACTCCATACAGATGGGGATGTTAAGGGCAGTTTCTCCGCGTTCCTACTTGGCATTGTTTACTGTTTCAACTGTTTAGAATCTAGAGGATCAGGCTGTTGGTTTCAGTTACAGCTCACCTCATTCACTAGAAACTTCCACTGTGATCAGACCTTTTCAAGAAGTTTAGACAAGGCAAGTTGCCACGAGAAAG ATGTTGGAGGTGTGATTTGCAGGTCATGCAATCTCTCCATCCCATTCCATGGATGTCTGATAAACCTTGGAACATGCAGAACAAAGCCTGGTCAGTTTTGTATAAAAGAGAACTTTGCTAAAG GTGGAATCCAGTGGTTTTCAGTTAAAGGCTGCACTGAGGACAAATCGGAGTGCTTCAAGAGGGTGGTAAAGCACTACGAAGTCCGCTCTTCTCATTGCTGCCACCGACCGCTGTGCAACTTCTGA